From Longimicrobium sp.:
CCCACCAGGCGCAGCGCGGGGCGCTCCAGTCGGCGCTGCGGGCGGCGGGAGTGTCCGATCCCAAGGGGCTGGTGATCGTCACCACGGAACGGGGCGGCGGGGCTCCCGTCATCCGCTCGTTCGACCTGAACTTTCCCACGGCGGCACTCGGCGCCGTCGCTCCCGTGCTGGCGGAGCACATGAAGGAACTGCCGGAGCGGCAGGGCGGGCGCGTCGCGTCGGTGCTGAGGCTGGATACGACGGCCCTTCCGCCCGCGCGCGCCGACGGGCGCAGGCGGGATTGCCGTCCGGTGCTGCTCAACCGCGATCTGATCGTGAGCGAGCTCCAGCGGTGGGCAGCCTCCACACCGCAGGCGGAGCGCGTCCCGCGCCCCGTGCTGGTGGGGATCGCCGTTTCGCGGGACGGACGCGTGCTGTACGCCGAGGTCGCCCGCTCCAGCGGATCGGAAGCGGTCGACCGGTTCGCGCTCGAACTCGCGGAGCGCCTGAGCTTCCGCGCGGCGACGCTGGACGGCGTGACCCGCGACGTGTGGGCGGTGCTGCCGATCACCATTCGGTAGGCGTTTTCCCGGGGCGCCGCCGGGCTTGAGACGCGGCGCGGTGTGGGATATACTTCGGTCCGCCGGAAATCCCCTCGCCCAACCCGACGTGCCCCGCTTCGCCACCGCCACCCCGCACATTCCGGAGCCCGCGTGACCGACGGCCGCGAGTGGCTGGTGGAGGCGCACGGCTGCGACCCCGCACCGCTGCGCGACGTGGAGGCGCTGCGCGCGCTCTTCGCGGCCGTGGTGGCGGGGCTGGAGCTGCACCCGGTGGGCGACCCGCTCTGGCACAAGTTCCCGGGGCCGGGGGGCGTAACCGGGATGGTGCTGCTGGCCGAGAGCCACCTGACGGTGCACACCTTTCCCGAGCACGGCTCGCTCTGCCTCAACCTCTTCTGCTGCCGCCCGCGCCCTGAGTGGGACTTCGGCGCCGAGCTGCGCGCCCGCTTCGGCGCGGACGAGGTGACGGTGCGCGCGGTGGACCGGCCCTACGCCGCGGTGGTGGCCGCGTGACGGCGCCCGCCGCGCAGTGCCCCAGTTGCGGGGCGCCCTTCGAGTTCCGCTGGGCAGGGGCGGTGCAGAGCGTCTGCCCGTACTGCTCGTCCGTCATCGTGCGGCACGACGTGGCGCTGGAGCGCGTGGGCGTGGTTTCCGCACCGCCGAGCGCCGACTCGCGCATCCAGCTGGGCACGCGCGGCGAGTACGGCGGGCGCTCGTTCGAGGTCGTCGGGCGCATCGCCTATGCGTGGGAGCGGGGTGCGTGGAACGAGTGGCACGTCGTGACCGGCGGCGGCGCCAGCGCGTGGCTGGCCGAGGCGGACGGCGAGCTGTCGATGA
This genomic window contains:
- a CDS encoding TonB family protein, which gives rise to MIRTVLCAAALLCAAPPLYAQQCTWEADQPRGRREAQEAALYRASHQAQRGALQSALRAAGVSDPKGLVIVTTERGGGAPVIRSFDLNFPTAALGAVAPVLAEHMKELPERQGGRVASVLRLDTTALPPARADGRRRDCRPVLLNRDLIVSELQRWAASTPQAERVPRPVLVGIAVSRDGRVLYAEVARSSGSEAVDRFALELAERLSFRAATLDGVTRDVWAVLPITIR
- a CDS encoding S-adenosylmethionine decarboxylase; translation: MTDGREWLVEAHGCDPAPLRDVEALRALFAAVVAGLELHPVGDPLWHKFPGPGGVTGMVLLAESHLTVHTFPEHGSLCLNLFCCRPRPEWDFGAELRARFGADEVTVRAVDRPYAAVVAA